The DNA region tcttaaaatgtaaatggatggCTAAGGCTAACCAGCCATTTGAAGACACTTTAGCAAGAAAGAGTGAGGAAATAAGAAAGACAAAAGGATtgagagaaagattttttttaaagatatgataTAGTTACTAAGGAAAAAATCAGTACTTTCAGGGAAGAAAAAGTTTTTAATAGAGatgttaaaaaagtaaataagaggTTACATGATAAAGTTTAAGAAAGCATGGAAAAATCAGGGGAAATAAAAGGCAAAGAGATGGAACGCAGAACAGGAGAGAAAAGATAAAGCCAAATGATCAATCCAAGAGGTACAATACCCAATTGACAGGAATTCCAGAGAGggagaacagagaaaatggagagaaagaaattgtCCCAACAAATTTTCTGAACTGAAAGACAAAAGTTTTCAGATGGGAAGATCTCACAGATCTTGTATACAGTACAATAATGAAGAGACCTACTTCAAAGTTTATCATTGTGAAATTTCAGAAACCTAGGGAAAATGAGAAGTTCCTCAAACCTTCCAGGGAAGAAGCAGAACACGCACAAAGGACTGAAAAGCAGTTCTCTCAACTGCAATGACTTTAAGCTACTGAggggaaattatttcaaatccaGAGCTCTATATTCAGCTCTCAATTAAGCATGAGGGTAGAATAAGGACACGTTCAGATTTCAACAAATTTACCTCCCAAGCACCCTTTCTCAGAAAATTACTAAAGGACAAGGTACTCCACTAAATGAGGGCCCATACTAATAAAGAAGACACAGGACTCAGAGAACAGAGCatgtaataaaagagaaaagtataGGATGATGATGATATGCTTCAGGACAGTAATTATGGAACAGACAGAAAGAATCAGTAACTTACTGGAAAGCCAGAGTTAGGAAGATGTGGtccaagaaaatacaaaatgaaaatgaaaacaaagtaattcatcccagaaaaatgaaatttaaattgtTCAAATTTAAATTCAACACAAGCTATTTGGGAAAATGGACAgggcaagagagaaagagaaatagagagagagagagacagtgtgTGCTTGTGTTTTGGAAGGAGTTAAGTGCTAAGTTTCCATTTTCTATAAAACAGTCAGatgtctaaaaatgaaaaaaatcaatcaataaattgcAGTAAAAGCTTATGATTTAGAAACAGAGGAAATGGGCAGAGGCAGCAAATTGTTTGAAACTGCTGATAGTGAAATGTTTTTGGGGTAAGGAAGCAAGTTTGAAGACGGATGCAGCAGGGACCCTTGTTTAATCAGCTTTATAGCAATATGACCTATGGACACAtattagcaataaaaagaaaagttccaaATTACCTGCTTCATTTTCGGTTCATTATTTGGACCTAAAGCTTTAATTTGGAGGAATAATCATGCGATATTTTAAGAATGAAAGGTTAAGAAATTACataatgtaaacaaacaaacaaaaaaggataatAGGTAAGGCTAAATTAAGTAAAGgtggaagaaatggaataaaatgaggGTAACTACTATAAAGAGAAAGTTGATAAGGGATTTCTCGTACTCACCATCTCTCTAGCTATTTCCAGCGCTTCCTGCAGGCCATAGAGCCTGCCACAGACCAGGTAGATTCCATTGGCCCAGAGAATACAACCCTCATGGACCCAAAATTCATTGCTGTCAAGAGGTAGTTCAGGAATTTGTAACTCCAGCTCAGGGCCACCTTCTGAAGTGGTGGGCACGGAGGGTTTTGAGTCCAAAGCAGTCTTTTCGCTGCTGCCCTCAGTGGTTGCTTTTTTACAAGGGAGGCCCCTGGACAGTGATCGAGGGCCTCCGCCACAGTCTTCTGAGCGGTGTCGCCGCTTAAACCTGGGGTGGGCAGCCAGGCTCCTCTGCTCcttctgctgttgctgctgctcttcctcctcctcagtGTCCGTCTTGGAGCCATTAGAAGCACTTTTGTGCCGTACCTTAACTTTGCTCTGCATTTCCATGGCCCTCTTAGGAGGTGGATTTTTCGGAAGAGTGGCTGCATAATCTTGGGGATAAAAGGGTCCAAAGAGGTCACCCATGTTCCGATAACTGGCCCACTTGCCACACAGACAACAAACTAGGTGCCCCATAACAGAAGACTCTGTCACAACCGGTCCCTGTAGCATAAAAGATGAAGCTGGGAGCACCTTGCTTTCAGTGCTGCTGGGTGGAGGGGTCAGTGACCTCTGACCCTTCCGGCCTCTCACCAATTTGGTCTGTTCTTCTTCTTCAGCATTGATGATTGTACAGACGGCTCCAAGTTCACACTTATTTACTACATGGATATAAGGGAAAAAAGACTTGTTCTTGGCATCAGTTTTATCCAGTGGCTGGGTGGCATACTTTAGCTTGATCTCAGGTTCTTGGGGTTCTACAATGGGAACTGCTTGTTTGGTTTTCCGCTTCCTTGGCTGCCCCCCaggtttccttctctccctcctttgccTCTGCTTTTTTGGCTTTGGCTCTCCATCTGCAGAACCTTCTGGTATCTGACAGGGCTGTGGGGGGGGAGGTGGTGGCTGCTgttgtttcttttgcttattcACACTACCAATGGGtcttcccttcttctttcctgATGGGAAATATCCCTTTGGAGGAAAACCCTCTTGTTTGGGTGAAATTGTCACTGTAtcattctccttctcttcagcctTGGGGTTTGCCTCAGGAGCCAATACTGGAGATACATTCTTTGAGTCAGGAAAGAGTAAAGGTGCTGTCCCACTCAGGGAACCATCTGATCTCCCTTGGTTATTACCAGATTTCTGTGAGATTGTGGATATCATGGCACCAGGGGGTTCCTTTCCAGCAGCAACCGTTTCTGGATGTGTCTCTGTCTTTACTTTGTCATCCCCACTGCTACGCCACTCTTCTGAAGACCTTGGAAGAGGCTTTTCTATGTTCAGCTCCTGATTTGTTGGATTGACTAACTCAGATACCAAGtcaccttttcttttctccatctcagCTTCTTGGGCAGCAACACTCCCACCATCAGGAGGTCCACTCTTCAAAGATAGTATGTCATCAAGAGTAACTGTGTCTCCACCAGCCTCTGCACTGTTTGAGGATGCACTCCTTCTTATATTTGGAGATGTGATCTTCTGAACTATAGCTTCTAATTTCAATCCCCGACCTTTTCGTGGGGGCAGTATTTTGGTCTTAGCAGGGCTTGTGAGGGTAACAGCAGGGCAGTTTCTATTATCTGGACTTGGAAGATCCTTGGAGGATTCCCTCTTAGGGATAGACTTGATATCCTGACTGTGAGAAAGATGGGCATAGGAATTGAATGATTTATCAGCTCCTTCTTTTGATGGGGGAAGGAGGCGCCCTTTATCTTCAGTGTTACTGTTCTTCACATCCTGTGACTGTCTTTTACTGGGAATGGGAGAGATAAAAGAACGGACACGTCTCCTCATGATTAAGGGGTTTTGAGGAGAATGATCCTCCTGACCTGGGAGCCTTAGCATAACACTGCTAGGTTTGGATGACTGTGTTGACTCAGCCAGTCCATGTCCATCAGTTTCATGGGGTGGTCCATATCTCTTTTGATTAGACATTCCTGGAGGACCACTGCTTTTGGCCGGAGAATTTTGCCGAGAAAGATCCCAACAAGATTCCTGTAACTTCTGGGAACCATGCTTTAGTTCGATGCCTTTGTTAGGCAGACCATCACTAGACAAGAGACAGCGCCCAGCTTCCTGACTGCTGGGGTCATGGTAAGTCCCTACTGGCGGGCCATACATCATACCATCTTTGTCATTTTTCAGAGGGCTCCGCACTCTGTCAAGAAACTGTTGCTGCCTTGGGCTCTTCCGTGGTCCCTCCTGCCTGTGCTGTGCTGCAGCAATTACTCCCTGGGCAGAACTGCTGCTCCAGTCTTTATATTCCTCTTGTTGTTGTTGGTACATCTGTCTCTTATAATGCAGCTGAGAATTCAAACCTGCATTAGGGTCTCCATAAGCATGAGTCCGAGTGTTTGTGTGATAAGCAGAGGCTAGGCTTTCTGAGTTGGGAGAAAAGGGAGCATGTAAAGAACCCCTGTTGGCCCTCTCTGAAAAGGTCATGTGTGGGTTCATGTGATGAGGGTCGCCTCCTGGGCCCCTGCTCCTCCCAGGAgacatcttcaatttttctgaaaagtCATGATACTGAGAAGGAGACCGACCCCTCATGCCCTCCCGACCACCAATTCTGCCAGGGACCCGCCGCATGGGTGTGGGTCTACTGTCTTGTGGACCATAGTCTGACATGGAATCGTGAGCTGCTGCTCCAGGGCTGGCATTACCCCGGTAAGACTCATGTTTGATGCTTGTTGGATGGCAGTGGTCTCCAGATTTCTTGTTGTTGAAACTAGCTTGGGATTTGGATTGCTCAAAGTCTTCCTCTTTTATCTGCCCACTCTGGGATTTCAGCTTTGTTTCCATGGATACCAACCCACCTGGAAGAATGACTGACTGACTTAAACTTGGATTGAGACGTTCATTCCTCCCAATTCTGGTGTCAGCACCCATATGTCCCAGTGAGTGAGCCCCTGGCTCTCTGACAATCTGTCTCAGTGGAGATATATCACAGATCACTGATCTTCTTTCAGAGAGAGAACCCCCTGGCTCATGGGCTGATGACTGAGGCTCTATTTCAAACTTTCTGGGAATTGGATAGTCAGCCAAATTGATCTGCTTCATTTCAGAAGCTGTGCTGCTGGACTTTCTCTCCCAGGGGCCCCAATGGGGGTTTTCTAACAGAGACCCTATGCTTTTATTCAGAAGGCCCCTGCTAGTTAATTCATTAGTTTGACTAACTAAGATGTTGGGCCTCATGGCTCCTTCTAGGCCACCAGCCATCCCTTGATGCTCCTGAGTACTCCGAGAATATCTCCTGTCCGGGTGGTGGTGGTAACCCTGAAGCACTTCTTGCAAGAGGCTGGGGAACTTCTCATTTCTACCCTTTCGTTCCCCATGGCCAGTGAAATCTCCCTTTTCTTGTCCTGTAGGATACTGAGGAAAACCACTGACATTTCGTGGTACTGTTGGCCCAAAACTATCTTTGTAACTATAGCGCAGGCTTCCAGGAGATTTGCTAGGCTCAGTCCTGCCTGCAAAACCAGGACCCACTGCAGAGTGCCCACTCTGGCCATTTCCCTCTCCATTATGGTTGGAGTTATTATCTCCATTCTTGTTTCCTTTGCTCCCTCCCACTGGAGCCTCAGACTGTGAAAGTGATGTATGGCTGGTTTCCTTTGCCCCGCCAGTGCTAGGTGGCCTTTGAGTGGCTATAGGATCATCCTCTTGGGAGCCTTTATCTTGTCCACCTGTCTTTTCTACCCGACTTGCCATGGCTTCCCGGGAGACAATCACCCCAACTGTCTTCTCATTGACTTTCGTGTTGCCTTCAGATGACAAAGGTGTATCCTTAGTACCTGGTGAGGCAGTCTCTTCTCTTGCTGCAGGACTGGTACTGAGTCTGGGTGGTTCATTCTGAGTACCTTGCGCTGGTGAGGAGATAGCTTTTTCTGAGGCTCCACCCTTGTAGGTGGTATCAGAGCTAGTGCTCTGACCGCTTAATTGCCTCACTCTCTCGCCTTGATCCTCGGAACTGCTAGAACAGCCTCCATCCAGTGACTCTGCCATAGGGGACTTCAGTTGTTCTTCAGGCTGTGAAGAACCTTCGGAGTTTGTGCAGCTGTCTGCTTTCTTGGAAGATGAGGAGGGTCTCTTGGAGGTCTTCTTTTGAGGTGTCAGGGCATCAGAAAGTAACATGTGTTGGACGGTATTAGGAAGATTGGCCACCTGCGTACTCAGGGCACTCAAGCTACTCAATCCAGGGTCTGTTAGTCGCTTTTCTGGCACACCTTCTAGTCCAAACCCTTTAAAGCCTGCAGTATGAGAATTAGGACTGGGCATCATTGATGGGGTTGGACTGAGTTGAGGCATTAACTGtaaaattctgtttctggaaCCAATGGGTACACTGCCTTGCCCACACTGGAGATTCTCCCCACTTTGCATGAGAGGTGAGGGGGTAGAGCTACAGCTTGGAGACTGAACCACAGAGGCAGCTGGAGAAGGGTTAGAAATGGGGCTGAAGTTCTGGTGAAACTGCATGGGGGACCTCACAGGAACCTCAGGCTGGTTGTACTGCCCCACTTGGCTTTGGAGGGGTAGCTTGGTAGCAGCATTGGTATACTGCATCACATGCTGAGGGGGATGTTGCTGCTGCCCCTGCTGCTGCCCCTGCTGCTGCCCCTGCTGGGCCCCTTGTGGAATCTTCGcctgttcaaaatttttcatAGATTGAGGTTGATAACTATAATTTGACTGTGTTCCATATGCCTGTGCATTAGAACCCACATTATGTCCTTCAAACTGAGAACCAGCATTCACACTGTAACTGCCATCATAACTCTGTCCAGATTGGCTGAAGCGTTGTggtgaagggaaggaggaagaggaggaggaggcagaagaCTGGTAGTGTTGGCCAAACTGACCCACTCTTAACTGGTAACCAGTAGCAGACGATGGCAGAGTAGAGGGCCGCTGCATTGACTGTAAGTGGGAGGAGCCGGATGCTGGCTGACCAGTGGCTTGTGGCAGAGGCTGATGCGACTGGTAAAGCTGCTGTCTCAACTGCTGtacctgctgctgctgctgctggctggAAGCCTGCTGTTGGTACTGAGCACTCCCTGGGGAGAAAGGCCCTGTGTAATCCTGCTGATAATGAGACACACCACCAACAGCAGAGTGCTGTGCTTGAAATTGGCCCACATGACCCTCACTCCCATACTGATTGCTAAAGCTGCTCCCCTGGGGGGGTCCATAACTCTGCACAGGCCCAGAAGGCCTTCGTTGAGGAGGCTGTGGGGTTCCTGTCGTCACAGGGTCTTTGTTGCCTGCCATATAATAAAAGTCTCCAGCTTCTTTCCTGAAACCCTGGTAGCCTTGATGGCCAGAGGTCTCACTAGCCATTGCTGCAGTAGCAGCCGCTGTTCCTCGCCGTCCACCACCACTGCTGTTGCTACTGCTACTGCCGCTGCCACCTCCTCCCCCAAAATTCTGGAACATCTGGGCCTGACGAGGGCTGAACTCTTCAATCCGGGATGAACTGTGTACCTCCTGGGGGTAACTCTGCTGGTTTCCGTGGTAACTGCTTTGCTCCCGAAAGGACTGCATACTGTTCAGCAGCACAGCAGCAGGCCAACAGCCCTCCtagaaatgggaagaaaagaaagaaaaatattagacaAACACCTCTTCAGTACAAATAAAACCAAGTTTAGATCATGGAGGAGATAAGATAATTCAGATGCCCAGAATGATGCTGAATggtttgaatttcttcttcttttagttcttatcctttccatttctgataatGTAAGTAAGAAATCATCTAAGAATGGGACAGAAGTCTAtggaggatgaaaagaaacaatcTCTATACAGACAAATTCATTATAGTAAAAACCTCATTATTAGATAAATGAGACCCCCAAATTCAACTGTATTAAAATATAGGGCTGTGTTATTATGTCTATAGAAAACAGCAATTTTTAAACAAGTCTTCCAGTTACTATGTATGGGGGTGTTTGTGTGTGAGGAAAAAC from Tamandua tetradactyla isolate mTamTet1 chromosome 7, mTamTet1.pri, whole genome shotgun sequence includes:
- the TCF20 gene encoding transcription factor 20 isoform X4, yielding MQSFREQSSYHGNQQSYPQEVHSSSRIEEFSPRQAQMFQNFGGGGGSGSSSSNSSGGGRRGTAAATAAMASETSGHQGYQGFRKEAGDFYYMAGNKDPVTTGTPQPPQRRPSGPVQSYGPPQGSSFSNQYGSEGHVGQFQAQHSAVGGVSHYQQDYTGPFSPGSAQYQQQASSQQQQQQVQQLRQQLYQSHQPLPQATGQPASGSSHLQSMQRPSTLPSSATGYQLRVGQFGQHYQSSASSSSSSFPSPQRFSQSGQSYDGSYSVNAGSQFEGHNVGSNAQAYGTQSNYSYQPQSMKNFEQAKIPQGAQQGQQQGQQQGQQQHPPQHVMQYTNAATKLPLQSQVGQYNQPEVPVRSPMQFHQNFSPISNPSPAASVVQSPSCSSTPSPLMQSGENLQCGQGSVPIGSRNRILQLMPQLSPTPSMMPSPNSHTAGFKGFGLEGVPEKRLTDPGLSSLSALSTQVANLPNTVQHMLLSDALTPQKKTSKRPSSSSKKADSCTNSEGSSQPEEQLKSPMAESLDGGCSSSSEDQGERVRQLSGQSTSSDTTYKGGASEKAISSPAQGTQNEPPRLSTSPAAREETASPGTKDTPLSSEGNTKVNEKTVGVIVSREAMASRVEKTGGQDKGSQEDDPIATQRPPSTGGAKETSHTSLSQSEAPVGGSKGNKNGDNNSNHNGEGNGQSGHSAVGPGFAGRTEPSKSPGSLRYSYKDSFGPTVPRNVSGFPQYPTGQEKGDFTGHGERKGRNEKFPSLLQEVLQGYHHHPDRRYSRSTQEHQGMAGGLEGAMRPNILVSQTNELTSRGLLNKSIGSLLENPHWGPWERKSSSTASEMKQINLADYPIPRKFEIEPQSSAHEPGGSLSERRSVICDISPLRQIVREPGAHSLGHMGADTRIGRNERLNPSLSQSVILPGGLVSMETKLKSQSGQIKEEDFEQSKSQASFNNKKSGDHCHPTSIKHESYRGNASPGAAAHDSMSDYGPQDSRPTPMRRVPGRIGGREGMRGRSPSQYHDFSEKLKMSPGRSRGPGGDPHHMNPHMTFSERANRGSLHAPFSPNSESLASAYHTNTRTHAYGDPNAGLNSQLHYKRQMYQQQQEEYKDWSSSSAQGVIAAAQHRQEGPRKSPRQQQFLDRVRSPLKNDKDGMMYGPPVGTYHDPSSQEAGRCLLSSDGLPNKGIELKHGSQKLQESCWDLSRQNSPAKSSGPPGMSNQKRYGPPHETDGHGLAESTQSSKPSSVMLRLPGQEDHSPQNPLIMRRRVRSFISPIPSKRQSQDVKNSNTEDKGRLLPPSKEGADKSFNSYAHLSHSQDIKSIPKRESSKDLPSPDNRNCPAVTLTSPAKTKILPPRKGRGLKLEAIVQKITSPNIRRSASSNSAEAGGDTVTLDDILSLKSGPPDGGSVAAQEAEMEKRKGDLVSELVNPTNQELNIEKPLPRSSEEWRSSGDDKVKTETHPETVAAGKEPPGAMISTISQKSGNNQGRSDGSLSGTAPLLFPDSKNVSPVLAPEANPKAEEKENDTVTISPKQEGFPPKGYFPSGKKKGRPIGSVNKQKKQQQPPPPPPQPCQIPEGSADGEPKPKKQRQRRERRKPGGQPRKRKTKQAVPIVEPQEPEIKLKYATQPLDKTDAKNKSFFPYIHVVNKCELGAVCTIINAEEEEQTKLVRGRKGQRSLTPPPSSTESKVLPASSFMLQGPVVTESSVMGHLVCCLCGKWASYRNMGDLFGPFYPQDYAATLPKNPPPKRAMEMQSKVKVRHKSASNGSKTDTEEEEEQQQQQKEQRSLAAHPRFKRRHRSEDCGGGPRSLSRGLPCKKATTEGSSEKTALDSKPSVPTTSEGGPELELQIPELPLDSNEFWVHEGCILWANGIYLVCGRLYGLQEALEIAREMKCSHCQEAGATLGCYNKGCSFRYHYPCAIDADCLLHEENFSVRCPKHKVKLWR
- the TCF20 gene encoding transcription factor 20 isoform X1; the protein is MQSFREQSSYHGNQQSYPQEVHSSSRIEEFSPRQAQMFQNFGGGGGSGSSSSNSSGGGRRGTAAATAAMASETSGHQGYQGFRKEAGDFYYMAGNKDPVTTGTPQPPQRRPSGPVQSYGPPQGSSFSNQYGSEGHVGQFQAQHSAVGGVSHYQQDYTGPFSPGSAQYQQQASSQQQQQQVQQLRQQLYQSHQPLPQATGQPASGSSHLQSMQRPSTLPSSATGYQLRVGQFGQHYQSSASSSSSSFPSPQRFSQSGQSYDGSYSVNAGSQFEGHNVGSNAQAYGTQSNYSYQPQSMKNFEQAKIPQGAQQGQQQGQQQGQQQHPPQHVMQYTNAATKLPLQSQVGQYNQPEVPVRSPMQFHQNFSPISNPSPAASVVQSPSCSSTPSPLMQSGENLQCGQGSVPIGSRNRILQLMPQLSPTPSMMPSPNSHTAGFKGFGLEGVPEKRLTDPGLSSLSALSTQVANLPNTVQHMLLSDALTPQKKTSKRPSSSSKKADSCTNSEGSSQPEEQLKSPMAESLDGGCSSSSEDQGERVRQLSGQSTSSDTTYKGGASEKAISSPAQGTQNEPPRLSTSPAAREETASPGTKDTPLSSEGNTKVNEKTVGVIVSREAMASRVEKTGGQDKGSQEDDPIATQRPPSTGGAKETSHTSLSQSEAPVGGSKGNKNGDNNSNHNGEGNGQSGHSAVGPGFAGRTEPSKSPGSLRYSYKDSFGPTVPRNVSGFPQYPTGQEKGDFTGHGERKGRNEKFPSLLQEVLQGYHHHPDRRYSRSTQEHQGMAGGLEGAMRPNILVSQTNELTSRGLLNKSIGSLLENPHWGPWERKSSSTASEMKQINLADYPIPRKFEIEPQSSAHEPGGSLSERRSVICDISPLRQIVREPGAHSLGHMGADTRIGRNERLNPSLSQSVILPGGLVSMETKLKSQSGQIKEEDFEQSKSQASFNNKKSGDHCHPTSIKHESYRGNASPGAAAHDSMSDYGPQDSRPTPMRRVPGRIGGREGMRGRSPSQYHDFSEKLKMSPGRSRGPGGDPHHMNPHMTFSERANRGSLHAPFSPNSESLASAYHTNTRTHAYGDPNAGLNSQLHYKRQMYQQQQEEYKDWSSSSAQGVIAAAQHRQEGPRKSPRQQQFLDRVRSPLKNDKDGMMYGPPVGTYHDPSSQEAGRCLLSSDGLPNKGIELKHGSQKLQESCWDLSRQNSPAKSSGPPGMSNQKRYGPPHETDGHGLAESTQSSKPSSVMLRLPGQEDHSPQNPLIMRRRVRSFISPIPSKRQSQDVKNSNTEDKGRLLPPSKEGADKSFNSYAHLSHSQDIKSIPKRESSKDLPSPDNRNCPAVTLTSPAKTKILPPRKGRGLKLEAIVQKITSPNIRRSASSNSAEAGGDTVTLDDILSLKSGPPDGGSVAAQEAEMEKRKGDLVSELVNPTNQELNIEKPLPRSSEEWRSSGDDKVKTETHPETVAAGKEPPGAMISTISQKSGNNQGRSDGSLSGTAPLLFPDSKNVSPVLAPEANPKAEEKENDTVTISPKQEGFPPKGYFPSGKKKGRPIGSVNKQKKQQQPPPPPPQPCQIPEGSADGEPKPKKQRQRRERRKPGGQPRKRKTKQAVPIVEPQEPEIKLKYATQPLDKTDAKNKSFFPYIHVVNKCELGAVCTIINAEEEEQTKLVRGRKGQRSLTPPPSSTESKVLPASSFMLQGPVVTESSVMGHLVCCLCGKWASYRNMGDLFGPFYPQDYAATLPKNPPPKRAMEMQSKVKVRHKSASNGSKTDTEEEEEQQQQQKEQRSLAAHPRFKRRHRSEDCGGGPRSLSRGLPCKKATTEGSSEKTALDSKPSVPTTSEGGPELELQIPELPLDSNEFWVHEGCILWANGIYLVCGRLYGLQEALEIAREMGGGCVGKRKKCWCLNFPGVNWNKEKSQVCFSRPSLIQMLPGVHPVAEAFPAEHSVLFHCWDLGNPCERTTSYHMILSTDHPAVRTRTRKENMRLWALPKKDGL
- the TCF20 gene encoding transcription factor 20 isoform X3, encoding MQSFREQSSYHGNQQSYPQEVHSSSRIEEFSPRQAQMFQNFGGGGGSGSSSSNSSGGGRRGTAAATAAMASETSGHQGYQGFRKEAGDFYYMAGNKDPVTTGTPQPPQRRPSGPVQSYGPPQGSSFSNQYGSEGHVGQFQAQHSAVGGVSHYQQDYTGPFSPGSAQYQQQASSQQQQQQVQQLRQQLYQSHQPLPQATGQPASGSSHLQSMQRPSTLPSSATGYQLRVGQFGQHYQSSASSSSSSFPSPQRFSQSGQSYDGSYSVNAGSQFEGHNVGSNAQAYGTQSNYSYQPQSMKNFEQAKIPQGAQQGQQQGQQQGQQQHPPQHVMQYTNAATKLPLQSQVGQYNQPEVPVRSPMQFHQNFSPISNPSPAASVVQSPSCSSTPSPLMQSGENLQCGQGSVPIGSRNRILQLMPQLSPTPSMMPSPNSHTAGFKGFGLEGVPEKRLTDPGLSSLSALSTQVANLPNTVQHMLLSDALTPQKKTSKRPSSSSKKADSCTNSEGSSQPEEQLKSPMAESLDGGCSSSSEDQGERVRQLSGQSTSSDTTYKGGASEKAISSPAQGTQNEPPRLSTSPAAREETASPGTKDTPLSSEGNTKVNEKTVGVIVSREAMASRVEKTGGQDKGSQEDDPIATQRPPSTGGAKETSHTSLSQSEAPVGGSKGNKNGDNNSNHNGEGNGQSGHSAVGPGFAGRTEPSKSPGSLRYSYKDSFGPTVPRNVSGFPQYPTGQEKGDFTGHGERKGRNEKFPSLLQEVLQGYHHHPDRRYSRSTQEHQGMAGGLEGAMRPNILVSQTNELTSRGLLNKSIGSLLENPHWGPWERKSSSTASEMKQINLADYPIPRKFEIEPQSSAHEPGGSLSERRSVICDISPLRQIVREPGAHSLGHMGADTRIGRNERLNPSLSQSVILPGGLVSMETKLKSQSGQIKEEDFEQSKSQASFNNKKSGDHCHPTSIKHESYRGNASPGAAAHDSMSDYGPQDSRPTPMRRVPGRIGGREGMRGRSPSQYHDFSEKLKMSPGRSRGPGGDPHHMNPHMTFSERANRGSLHAPFSPNSESLASAYHTNTRTHAYGDPNAGLNSQLHYKRQMYQQQQEEYKDWSSSSAQGVIAAAQHRQEGPRKSPRQQQFLDRVRSPLKNDKDGMMYGPPVGTYHDPSSQEAGRCLLSSDGLPNKGIELKHGSQKLQESCWDLSRQNSPAKSSGPPGMSNQKRYGPPHETDGHGLAESTQSSKPSSVMLRLPGQEDHSPQNPLIMRRRVRSFISPIPSKRQSQDVKNSNTEDKGRLLPPSKEGADKSFNSYAHLSHSQDIKSIPKRESSKDLPSPDNRNCPAVTLTSPAKTKILPPRKGRGLKLEAIVQKITSPNIRRSASSNSAEAGGDTVTLDDILSLKSGPPDGGSVAAQEAEMEKRKGDLVSELVNPTNQELNIEKPLPRSSEEWRSSGDDKVKTETHPETVAAGKEPPGAMISTISQKSGNNQGRSDGSLSGTAPLLFPDSKNVSPVLAPEANPKAEEKENDTVTISPKQEGFPPKGYFPSGKKKGRPIGSVNKQKKQQQPPPPPPQPCQIPEGSADGEPKPKKQRQRRERRKPGGQPRKRKTKQAVPIVEPQEPEIKLKYATQPLDKTDAKNKSFFPYIHVVNKCELGAVCTIINAEEEEQTKLVRGRKGQRSLTPPPSSTESKVLPASSFMLQGPVVTESSVMGHLVCCLCGKWASYRNMGDLFGPFYPQDYAATLPKNPPPKRAMEMQSKVKVRHKSASNGSKTDTEEEEEQQQQQKEQRSLAAHPRFKRRHRSEDCGGGPRSLSRGLPCKKATTEGSSEKTALDSKPSVPTTSEGGPELELQIPELPLDSNEFWVHEGCILWANGIYLVCGRLYGLQEALEIAREMKCSHCQEAGATLGCYNKGCSFRYHYPCAIDADCLLHEENFSVRCPKHKNKTAKGSLSTEQSERG
- the TCF20 gene encoding transcription factor 20 isoform X2 — its product is MQSFREQSSYHGNQQSYPQEVHSSSRIEEFSPRQAQMFQNFGGGGGSGSSSSNSSGGGRRGTAAATAAMASETSGHQGYQGFRKEAGDFYYMAGNKDPVTTGTPQPPQRRPSGPVQSYGPPQGSSFSNQYGSEGHVGQFQAQHSAVGGVSHYQQDYTGPFSPGSAQYQQQASSQQQQQQVQQLRQQLYQSHQPLPQATGQPASGSSHLQSMQRPSTLPSSATGYQLRVGQFGQHYQSSASSSSSSFPSPQRFSQSGQSYDGSYSVNAGSQFEGHNVGSNAQAYGTQSNYSYQPQSMKNFEQAKIPQGAQQGQQQGQQQGQQQHPPQHVMQYTNAATKLPLQSQVGQYNQPEVPVRSPMQFHQNFSPISNPSPAASVVQSPSCSSTPSPLMQSGENLQCGQGSVPIGSRNRILQLMPQLSPTPSMMPSPNSHTAGFKGFGLEGVPEKRLTDPGLSSLSALSTQVANLPNTVQHMLLSDALTPQKKTSKRPSSSSKKADSCTNSEGSSQPEEQLKSPMAESLDGGCSSSSEDQGERVRQLSGQSTSSDTTYKGGASEKAISSPAQGTQNEPPRLSTSPAAREETASPGTKDTPLSSEGNTKVNEKTVGVIVSREAMASRVEKTGGQDKGSQEDDPIATQRPPSTGGAKETSHTSLSQSEAPVGGSKGNKNGDNNSNHNGEGNGQSGHSAVGPGFAGRTEPSKSPGSLRYSYKDSFGPTVPRNVSGFPQYPTGQEKGDFTGHGERKGRNEKFPSLLQEVLQGYHHHPDRRYSRSTQEHQGMAGGLEGAMRPNILVSQTNELTSRGLLNKSIGSLLENPHWGPWERKSSSTASEMKQINLADYPIPRKFEIEPQSSAHEPGGSLSERRSVICDISPLRQIVREPGAHSLGHMGADTRIGRNERLNPSLSQSVILPGGLVSMETKLKSQSGQIKEEDFEQSKSQASFNNKKSGDHCHPTSIKHESYRGNASPGAAAHDSMSDYGPQDSRPTPMRRVPGRIGGREGMRGRSPSQYHDFSEKLKMSPGRSRGPGGDPHHMNPHMTFSERANRGSLHAPFSPNSESLASAYHTNTRTHAYGDPNAGLNSQLHYKRQMYQQQQEEYKDWSSSSAQGVIAAAQHRQEGPRKSPRQQQFLDRVRSPLKNDKDGMMYGPPVGTYHDPSSQEAGRCLLSSDGLPNKGIELKHGSQKLQESCWDLSRQNSPAKSSGPPGMSNQKRYGPPHETDGHGLAESTQSSKPSSVMLRLPGQEDHSPQNPLIMRRRVRSFISPIPSKRQSQDVKNSNTEDKGRLLPPSKEGADKSFNSYAHLSHSQDIKSIPKRESSKDLPSPDNRNCPAVTLTSPAKTKILPPRKGRGLKLEAIVQKITSPNIRRSASSNSAEAGGDTVTLDDILSLKSGPPDGGSVAAQEAEMEKRKGDLVSELVNPTNQELNIEKPLPRSSEEWRSSGDDKVKTETHPETVAAGKEPPGAMISTISQKSGNNQGRSDGSLSGTAPLLFPDSKNVSPVLAPEANPKAEEKENDTVTISPKQEGFPPKGYFPSGKKKGRPIGSVNKQKKQQQPPPPPPQPCQIPEGSADGEPKPKKQRQRRERRKPGGQPRKRKTKQAVPIVEPQEPEIKLKYATQPLDKTDAKNKSFFPYIHVVNKCELGAVCTIINAEEEEQTKLVRGRKGQRSLTPPPSSTESKVLPASSFMLQGPVVTESSVMGHLVCCLCGKWASYRNMGDLFGPFYPQDYAATLPKNPPPKRAMEMQSKVKVRHKSASNGSKTDTEEEEEQQQQQKEQRSLAAHPRFKRRHRSEDCGGGPRSLSRGLPCKKATTEGSSEKTALDSKPSVPTTSEGGPELELQIPELPLDSNEFWVHEGCILWANGIYLVCGRLYGLQEALEIAREMKCSHCQEAGATLGCYNKGCSFRYHYPCAIDADCLLHEENFSVRCPKHKPPLPCPLPPLQNKTAKGSLSTEQSERG